CCGGAATCCGGTTCAATACAATCCACCgacaaaacaaagagagaaatgagcCCTCCGGTCCTGCAGATCCTCGCGTCTTTCCTCCTTACATGATCTCCGTTAGcctccctctgcctccatcCCCTTCTCCGGGCTCCTTTCTTTCCGTCGCCCTCTCGGTTTGTTTGGTGTTTCCGAGCTGGCTTCGCTTCTCTCTATTGTTCCCGGTCCaacctccctctgctgctgtctgccagggtctctccacctccctccctctcccccagcacatcccctccctctcccactGCCTCTCTCTCTATTCCCGTCCCCCTCCCACTTCAATTCATTGACTTTTATTAACAAGCTTTCAGAGAacacatgtatttattcatttatatatttatttattagagcCAGTGAGACCTTCACCATGAAAGAACATGTTCTGCACatttggttattattattattattattattattattattattattattattattattattattattattattattattatccatccatgtttgaatgtttgtatGAATCATTGCAGCAACTTACTGGACTCACTAGACACATTAAAAATGACCAAGAAGAGATAAAAGTGGAGCCAAAGAcgtgagacgtgctgctgcagtttggatCATCTGaaggggtttgatggtgcagctggtgacCCCGTCAGTCAGACACTCCAGTAGTCAAGCTGAGACGTGACCAGAGCCTGAACAATGAGTTGGGTTTCATAGTCCTAAAGGTCTgatctgatgttgaaaagggcaaatctgcatgatgtggagacagaggagatgtgggtGGTGAAGGTGGTCATCAGTGATCATCCCATGGTTTCTGACAGACTTAGTtggaacaatcactgtggaGTTGTGTTATATTGAGGGTCTGGCTGAGAAGACGAGAACTTCTTTCTTGGAGAGGTTGATCTAAAGATGCctttctctcatccaggcagTGATGTCAGTGAGGTGCAGAGATgtgtagtgagacagtggagtcatctggtggaaaggacaggaagcGCTGTGTGGaacctagggatgtagtatagactaggaccaagaactgagccctgaGGCACgccagtggagaggcagtgagagttagaaaccttcccctgccaagataccttgaaggttgACCCAGACAAAGACGACTTGAGCCAGGTCAGAGTTCTGAATGAGTTTATTTTCAGagtttcttttctccttcaACAACAACGTTTCACCACATACTGACCTGTGATGTATTGTGAAAATCAGTCGACCCATCATAGTGAATTTATTTCCAAACATATCTAATTCCACAACCTCCAAGGCTCCTACTGAAACCTACTGAAAAGCAACAGCTAATTTCTTTTGTATATGATGCTGCAGTTATGACGTCTAATTCCACATTAAAACCAATCTCCCATCAACTTCTGCAACAGCTTCAGGACCATCACAGACCACATCTGATGAAGAGCAGTACCCACCTCACACTGTACCACAGACAGATTCAGTTTTCTTATGATCCATCTCCTGGACTCTTCTCTTCTCTATGGTTCACAACAATCCActaatcataaaataaaatgttggttTTACAGCACATTATTATTTAGGTCAATCTCAACACTCATATTAATtctgtttcagcagcagcagacgaCCATTTTTGAAaaagctttaataaataaacattatggTTTGTCATGCATCATATCATAGTAAACTGTTCAGGGGAGTTTcttcacagcagctgatgaagaCACAGTTTCAACCTGTACAGCAGTATATGACAAACGggtcagaacacacacagaccgaGACCAGAAACTGAAGTGTGCTGGTCTAACGATCTAGTAAAACTGCTGGAGTTCTGATCTTCTCcgtttcttttctctcatccGTGCATCTTAGCAGAAGGTGAAGCTGTGCCAGAAAGTCCTGATTTGCAATGCATGAGGTTGGTGGCtgagctcttcttcttcttcttcttcttcttcttcttcttcttctttctttgttccaGCTTCGCTGTGTGGTACCAGCCAGGAAGAGCTGCATGTGTTTTGGCCTTTGTCCAGACGTGGCCATGTTTAACATGTGTCTCACTCCCACTCAGCCTTCTCTGGTTTTCCTGCCAACCATGAACACATCACCTCATCAGCATGGAAGTCATGTGCAAGCTGCTCCAgtcctgtcactgtgtgttactgccacctagtggacaacatcacacacagcagctaCATCACTGTTCAATGTCAGGGCCATTTGGATTTACATTGATGAGGGCCCATTAACGCCAAGTCAGGCTTAATGGGTGAGTCCAACATTTTCCAAAAACCAGACTGCTTGTTGACTTGTTCAGTGACACTGAGGCCTGAGGACGGGCgttgaaattaaaaagaagtaGGCAAGATTTATAAAAGACAAGATAATAGGATCCAGGATTGTGGACTAAAAAGCCTACGTGTAGATTCTAAACAAGAACAACACAGACTCGATGCTGTGTGAACATGACCTGAGTTACACAAATTCATTTACCTCTCTAATGCACGATGTTGCCCTCGGGCCACAAACCTATCCTTCAAGATGAACAATCCCAGGCTGCATATTTAATGTCACTGCTTGTTCTAGTATTAGCAGGGAGGAGATCGAATTAACCAATAAAATCCTCGCCCTGGgataaattgtttttaaatcctTTTGTAACAAGGTGTAGTCATGGGTGGATAATGACAGCATGGAGCTCTGGGCACTGAAAATGCTCCACACTCAGCCGGACTCCAGACTGAAAGAGACTCAAAGCAATTGTAACCGAGGCCGTCACGTCACTTTTACCTCTTTTCCTGCATCCTTTCAGTCCTCTCGTGTCCCTTTTTGGCTGTTTTTCATCATCCTCTGGTTACGTTTTATGCCATTTTGCTTGTTGTAgatgtcattttgttttacacagacaTTCAGCCATGAGTATATTAACGCTGTAGAACCCAGAGGTGTCACAGTGTAAAAGCTTTCATCAGTGATCACCTCCTTTTAGAGCATGTGATGCATCCACACACACGCTTACCCAATGAAACCCCTCTGCAGGACCGTGTGGGCATGTGCAGACATCTTCAGTCTTCACCCCCTGTTAGTTTTGTTGCACCTGTTCCTGTGATTTCTAGCATCACACAAGTGAACATCTGGGAACGATGTGCAGAATTTCTTGATGTGCACTTGTGCATTGTCTCTTCTAGTTATTATGGATACaggtaaatgtacttagttactttgcaACATTGCCAGCGCCTGTGCTCTTTTTAATCAATGTGTCTACTGTGTAAAAGATGAATTGTCCAAGAGATTGAAGACAGGCAGCAGCTACTCCAcactcttgttttgtctgatcaTGTTCTCCTCCATGCAGGCTGCTTGTACTCTGGGCCTCTGCGTCAGCTCTTCCCTGCTCTGCTTGTCGTCCTGTGAAAACCACAGTGTGGCCGTGACAGGCTCAGAGGGGGGAAGCAGATGTAGTCGGGTGATGATTCAGTTGTCCCAGGCAGCAGCCCCTTCTCCCTCCACTTCAGAGAGACTCTAATTGGCTAGTTATTATCTAAATATGTCTGCAGTCTGCACAGCTGACTCAGTCTGGCAAATCTCCGCTCTGAACATTACATCTGTGATGTCCTGTAGACGCACAAGCTCccaatttgtattttttgcctTGTTAAATTAGAATGACTCAAGATAGTCGTCAAACTAGCTCTACGCAAGCAATAAGACATTCAGAGCCTGAAAAACCCCACATGTTGAGTTCTTCTCTGACcccttttctatttttagttAGTAAATTCATGTTTAGAAGTAACTACAGAGTGCTGAAGGCTGCATGACAGGAGAGTTTGAGATTTAGAAGTCAAATTAAAGAAGGTTTGATCGTCACAGCCGTCACACTAGATGCTGTCACTGGTAAAGAAGGCAGCCATCAGTCGCTATatgcagtttaatttaatttcaaacatGGAAGATTCAAACTCCCTCAGTAGGAGGTGTAGGTGTCTTCAGCTGAGTCGGGTTTGTGGCCCTCTTTTGAGTTTTGAGTCCCCAGATTCTCTGTTGAACGAGGACACTTGGTGATAGATGATAGTCCTGCTGAAAGATTGTTTCCTGGCTGATGTTCACATGAACCACCGTTGTGCTTTATAAGCATAAGATGGTGATGTGAAAGTATCACAGTATCATTTCTTACAATGTAAAGACATTAACCAACACACAGGTTACTGGTTTAGATGACAGTAATGAAGCAGGCCTCTCAGAGTTAATGTGGtaatgatttattgatgttAAAATGCTACACATAGCACCTTTACATGTCAGGGGTCCACAGTAAGGAGTCACTGACGAAGGTTGgactttgctgctgctgcttactgCCCGAGTGAACACAAACCTGGAGAACTCAGAGAAGGAGTCGTACGAGTGTTCAGAGCTATGagtttgcaaaatgtttgtgttttttcactgtggttaaagaaaaatgcaacTTTTATCTCAAAGGaatcaaataatacatttgaaacaGTCAAAGGACACGGGTCAAATCGGCAACATCTACTTGTCATGTTAGCATGTTAAAAATCACTGTGGCTATGCAAAAAGACGAAATGAAACTCGACCGTCACAGCCTATTGAACGTGTCTCTGCAGTATGGCACCATTTTCAGGCTGTCAGAGTCCAGTGTTTAGTGATGACAGTactatttacaataaaaaaaaaaaagaataacaacaaaaaaatgaatcaacaaATGAATTTGATAAGAACGTGTTTGAAAAATAGTGCGTGAAACGTCAAACTATGTACATACCTGTATTTGTCAAAGCTCGTTTGCCTTTATgtacaaataatttttttcacattgtcaATAAGTCACATTAATCATATTAaatatagcaaaaaaaaaaaatctgctgtagaaaaagggaaagaaaaaatcaattTGAAAGACATGTAACGACGTGTGTctcacatttcaacataaaacatgtaacaataataataataataataataataataatgacagactttattgatccccttggggaaatacCAATAGTAATGACAGTATTTGAACTATGAAATGGAAATCTCTCTTCAGCATCTTTTCTTGATGAAATAATTCTGCTCTGCATCGTTTTCCGGTGATTTTACTATGTACAAGAAACATTCAGAACTGTGTCCTTCCAGCAGAGAGCTCCCTCTTTCATGCTCACATTTGGTTTGTACTGTTTTCTGTAACTGTTCCAGGATCACCTGATATATCGCCAAGTTCATTTAGAAAGGAATAGTCTGACATTTTGGAGGAagctgtttgtttcatgtcagACTTTTTCTTTAGAATCTCGGCTTTGATTGTGCTGTAATAGATTTGGGTCTGGATTCactgtgaaaaaagaaacttCCCTCAAGAGAGCAACTGCAACCACCGTCTAGCTGATTTGAttaacttctttttcttctgtcttaagcataaatacagaaaaattcAAATTCCTCTAATCAAGTCAATGCCCCAAAGAAATCACCCAGAGGTTTCACGATGATCAACGTtagcaacaacaaaataataataataattcaagtGGAGAACGATAAAAATGACGACGGACAACTGTACAgaagtgtttgtgcttgtgaGGACATTAACACATCACCTGAAATGTACctcaacataaaataaaaaatgcaaacatggcCGTCTTGCACAAGTTCAATCTAagattaaactgaaataaaaaccaggatctgttgttattttaatcaCAGTATCCCTGACTACAGATCTGCATTAGGTGGGTGATTGAAATAAAGTGCAGCATATCTCTAGCCATAATTTCcatattgtttatattttcttaatCTCATTAAACTCCTAAAGAAATCACTGAGCACTAAAAGAGTACAGTACATTCTTGTAAcatgacaacaataaaataaaattaaattaagtaaaataacaacTAGCAGCGCTGATGTCCTGTCAGCTGCCAGCACCAAAAACTACCAAAATAATGTTGATGATTCACTGACGGGGACACGGCGTCTGTTTTCTGGTGTGTTCAGATAcataacaaagcaaaaaatCAAAGCATGTTTGATGCTCGGTCAGATACTTACATCCCTGCTCCTGTGTCAGTTCCTTAATGATGTAAGAACACACAAGGCTCGTTCATTTGCCTGATTTTACTTCTTATAATTTAGTTCTGCAACTATTGAGAATATTTATCACTAATTCATCTGTAATTAGTccaaaaaattataaaaagtgTCACTCACTATTTGTCGTAGCTCAGTGTGACATTTtggaatgtgttgtttttttatctgaacaagcaaatgtgtgaaaatgttatGATGATATTTTCACTTTAATGCTGAAGATATTCAACGTCCACTGGGAACTTAGTTCCAGCCGCTTTCAGTCGATCCAGATTTTGAAGACATCAGTCCTGCATGTAATTACACGTTACGTTTCTTCTGAATCTATGCTGTGCTTTGTGCTGCATCTGAACACACATTCAGAAAACGttgccatatatatatatataaagctatgtgacatttactgctctgttttatttaaaatacactcaACTTGACTGCATTATTGTAAACAAAGGACTCATATGATAATATGACTTGAAATACAACACAACGATCGCCTCCCCCTCcccacaaaaaaactaaacaaaacaaaacaacaaattaaaaatgaaaaaaagaaaaaagcatgtAGGCCTACGTTTCATCAGCTTTGTTTGTTGTGGTCTCTAGATGTATAAGGCTGgtccagtcagtgtgtgtttctggctgTGAACAGTGTCCTGCTGCATGACTGCTTCTGCTCAAATGGTCAGAGGTAGAAACCAGTGGCTGGTGGGTCAGGGAGACTGGGCAGAGTCTCAGGGCTGTGCATCTGGACAGCAGGGGGCGCTGATCTGTTCCCCTTGGGTAGAGCACAGCCTCCTGCGTAAGTGCTGTTTAAGATGCAGCCGTTCTCCATCTGCAACAGGGTATGATCAGTACTACAAACTGGAACtaatataaacaatatattcatatacagtaaaaacacagaattatcTTATCTAACAGTCAGCTGGAAGTTTTTAATTCAGTCTAACCTTTCATTAACGtaacattattcatttttgttttaaacaggaGCTGATCCTTTTGGAAGCTGTGCTTTGTGCCCTGCTGAACTGGAGTGAGTGgaataaacaatataaacacCTGAGTCAAGGTGAGTCTAGTTTCATTTATCTGCATCAAATGTGAGTCTAAATGGAAATTGTTTCTTTTGCACAACATACCAAAATACATTTCCTATTTTCTGGTATCTACTGGATGCATTGTTAGAAATCTCCACCCAATGTTTGCATATGAAGAAGTCCTGACTTCTCATTAAACGGATCATTGTGCAGATACGTGTAAGACATTTCAGGCACTACATGGTACAGTGCAGCCCCTGCAGCAGGTACTATGAATACAACAGGGTAGCCCAGGCATTTTTTGTAGGTCACACATGGCTAAAAAGTGTATCCATGCAGAATGgattatttaatataatgcaaTATATGTACTTTACTGCGTGATGGTTgaaatacatgtatatgtatatgtatgtgcacAAGATATTTATAGTTTGAATTTACGCCTCACACCTTCTTTGACCAATAGGAATCAAAGAAAACCACAATATGAACCTCAAAAGATATGCAACCAAATATGATGAGCAATACAGATGATTCTGTGGTTTAGTTTAATTACTTATACTTGTATACTGCTCAAATGTACAACAGATCTGTACCACATGTCACCGTACTgtgtgtcaaacacacacatttcatgtttCACTGTTACAGAAACCTCACCTTACTAAGAATGGGGTCATGAGGGATCTCGGAGGTCACGCTGTAGTGGTCCAGCTGGCGGCAGGACTTGCCCACACCTAGGATCTGCTCCAGGGAGGCGTTGGGGGGAGGACACTGGGACAGGCTGGAGATGACCTGGGCCAGAGGAACCAAgatctgctcctgctgctgtttttggtTCATCCCTTGGAAGGATGAGACTGTGGACTCGTGCTGTTGCCCACTCCTCCCAAACAAACCACTTCCGCTCACAGCGTAACCCGCATTGTCAATACCAGGCATGCTAAAATCAATGCACGGATCCAGTGAGGTGTTTGTCAGAGGTTTTTGGCTATCATCGAGGCAGGAGTTGCTGCTCAGGCTGTCGCTAAACCCAAAGCCCTGCCACTGGGATTTCCCAGCCGAATGCTCTGTGCTGACGTCACACAGTCCGTTGAGGTTGGCTGCTTTCTGTTTAGGGTGGCACTGCTGTGAGAGCTGGTTCTGCATCATgggctcctgctgctgctgaaggtagCGCTGATGCTGCTGAAGAAGCTCACCATCCAGCTCCGAGGTCTTGCCATTGAAAATAGTCTGTTGAGAGTTAAAGTGTTCTAATTGTATCCCTGCACTGGTTAGAATGTCTTGGGAGGTCCATTGTCCGTTGGAGATAGATGGATCTTGCCCAAGCAGCTCTCCGTTAACTATCGTGTTAGTCAAATGATCACTCTGCTGGCCCCAGTTCTGCGACATTTTACCTGTTTGCATATTCAGGTGCTTTTGCATCTGCTGGGACAGCTGTAGGATGGGAGTCTGCCCTACAAGGGGAAGTTTATGGTGAGGAATGGGCATTTGCACATTGGTGTCAGTCGTGGGAGTGGGTGACACTGCAGTGGCTGTGACTAAGGCTGTACTAGGAGGCACCTGTCCTTCGTGCTCTGTGGAATCCGCCTTTCCCTCTATAGAGTCATAAATATATGAAAGGATTTCGTCATTTGTCAACAGATCATCCAAAGTGGGCACATGCTCGGGATCCATCTCAACTCGGATCATCCGCtcgtccagcagcagcagctccaggtcCTCAGCACTCAGCCCCAGTCCTTCGAGAGCTCCAAACAGCTCGCCGTTTGAACAACCTCCCTCTTCTGCATCCACAACCCCTTGGCCTTCCAGGGACAGGGAGTCCAGAGTAGCCAGCAGTGGGTCAAAGCTGGTGCTCGGCTCGGTTACACCTGGACCAACCATGCCGATGCTCGGCTCATCCCAACTCCTTTGCAAACTGGAGGGTTCGGTGACAGAGAAGCTCATTTGGTCAAAGAAGCTGCTATGGAATGACATTTTGGGCTCCACAGCCGGCTGGGAAACGTACACCGACACATCCTGACTCATAAGAGCCCCCAGGAGGGAACCAGGGTCCAGACCATCCCTTACCAACCTGTCAGTCCGGCTCTTCTTTGACTTACTAATGGTTTTCTCATGGCTTCCATCTCTGAAGCCTGCGATGGGATGGTTGGACTGGTAGAGCAGAGCCTCACCCGTAGCATAGGTAAATGGCAGATGCATGGAGCGCTTCTGCAAGtgttctcctccttcttcatcCCTGTAAAAATGAAAGATATGATTATTATCCTGAGTTCTAGCAAGTTTGTGTCGTGCTTGTTTTTGGCtctaacataaaacacagttcCCTCTTGggaaaaagttttaaaatctCTACAACAAtcagattaaaatgtaaatacatagGAACATACAAGAGGGGCCTCTGGGTGGCGATGATGTAGTCTGGTTTGCCATTCTTGTACACCAGTCTGGCATTAGCCTGGACCCATTTCCAGCGATTCTCCTTGGTAAGGAGCCTGAACACAGTCAGACCACTCTCTCCGGTCTTTATCACtacacatgagaaacacaaacaaagttaTAACCAGTGAATTTGGCTACAACATTAATATAAACCTAGTTAAACAAGTTAAACATTGAGTGAGATATTAGTTCAATACAACAGACGGTATTCACTAATGTGCTTTCatgataagataaaatacaatatgacggaatatatatatagataacTAAAGCGGCTAAGGCCACAAATTCATATTTCTATGTCATGTAATGTCGAATCAAAGGGATGAGTTTGCTCTACTTGATTAAACTACACTGACCTCAGAGCAGTCATTAATATTTCTGACCTCTGAAGTGtttatgtgctgctgctgctgctgttgtatgGATCATGTTTGATGGTTTGCTCATGCAATGGATTTGTGGGCACTATCCTCTTCTGTGGCAGCTTTGCTCAATCTGCTCTATAATCCAGCAGGATTATTTACAAAAGCTGTCTGAACTCTCTGACCAGGTTGCACCGGACCACCTCAACTTTTTTTGAtatgacaaaatataaaataacaacatggTCTGTTCCTATTGTGGCAGATTAAACATCAGATCCGACTGATTCCGAGATGGATGGATTCGTATTACATATTGTGTCCATTATACACCTGCTGCACAGTAACCATCTCTTTTTGGCAAAGAACTGTACTGTGAAGCTGCAGGATAGAggaaaatacttttacttttagtaaaAGTAGTTGTTTTGGAACATGGTCCAAACAAGACCTGGTGGCTTCAGTAAGATAATGGTGAGAGAACTTACTCCTGACGTGGTTCTCTGCACAGTACAACATATCTGCTGCATGGATGAACTGATAACCGGATCCTCGCACCCGCAGCTCAGCTTCTGTGTATCCCAGTACTATCTTCCCCCTGCACAAAACATTAGCAAACACAGAACAATCTTAAATACCACTTCCACATATTTGTATTGTTACATCAATCATGAATCTTAACAAGCTGATTGTCTGACTGTCAATGTGCATGTTGCATTCCTCTATCATTACTTTGCATCACAGGCCATGGGTGTGAAGTCCAGCTTATGTTTGGTCCTGAAGATCATGTTCTTGGTCCTGATCTCCAGGATGGATGGAGGCTGCAGAGGAGTTGCGATGGCAAAAAGGGCGAGCTGTGGAGGGACCTTTCCTCCGTTTTCCTGCCGATGGTTCTGTCCATGCAGAAACTTCAGCCTGCCCTGGATATTCAAAGCCTGTAAAGTAAGATACATAAACTAAGTTTCAAATAGCTGCAATTCATGTTAGGTTCATATCTAAGAGACTATGTGGACCACAGCAGACTGCAGGTAAGAAAACAGCCCCACACAGACACgtccatgttttctgtttatcatggtctgtctttatgtgttatttaatgtgctgattattgtgcacatactgtatgagagacagtcaacaacaacatcacctCCTCAGGGCATTCAGTTCAGCAGAGTCTCTCTCATCTCCTGAGCTCCCTCACATACTGATTTTTCCACACAATGACAAATGAATTACAAAACAAGCTGGTTATATATTTTCCCTGTAACAGGCTGTTAGAGGCAGTGACTGGAGTCCGATGTGTCATCTATCATGTTACAAACTTTACTAACTTTAGTGTGCAGGTTTCATGTCAGTGTGTAACCCACCAGGAAGCCAGAGGAGTTGTCCAGGAGGCAGCGGAAGCGACACACAAAGCTCCTCTCCAGAAAGGACGAGTTCTCCGGAGGAAGCTGTTCAGGGTTGTAAGTGAC
This Anabas testudineus chromosome 21, fAnaTes1.2, whole genome shotgun sequence DNA region includes the following protein-coding sequences:
- the LOC113173111 gene encoding aryl hydrocarbon receptor-like, with the protein product MYAGRKRRKPVQRAVKQPPAEGAKSNPSKRHRDRLNGELERLASLLPFPEEVTASLDKLSILRLSVSYLRAKNFFSVALNSRNGATPGGVNDDDSKTAGAAGNKIPEGELLLQALNGFVLVITASGTIFYSSQTIQDYLGFHQTDIMHQSVYELVHTEDQQELRRNLHWALNPPPASAPSNNDDLPQEVEPDSSSSLVTYNPEQLPPENSSFLERSFVCRFRCLLDNSSGFLALNIQGRLKFLHGQNHRQENGGKVPPQLALFAIATPLQPPSILEIRTKNMIFRTKHKLDFTPMACDAKGKIVLGYTEAELRVRGSGYQFIHAADMLYCAENHVRMIKTGESGLTVFRLLTKENRWKWVQANARLVYKNGKPDYIIATQRPLLDEEGGEHLQKRSMHLPFTYATGEALLYQSNHPIAGFRDGSHEKTISKSKKSRTDRLVRDGLDPGSLLGALMSQDVSVYVSQPAVEPKMSFHSSFFDQMSFSVTEPSSLQRSWDEPSIGMVGPGVTEPSTSFDPLLATLDSLSLEGQGVVDAEEGGCSNGELFGALEGLGLSAEDLELLLLDERMIRVEMDPEHVPTLDDLLTNDEILSYIYDSIEGKADSTEHEGQVPPSTALVTATAVSPTPTTDTNVQMPIPHHKLPLVGQTPILQLSQQMQKHLNMQTGKMSQNWGQQSDHLTNTIVNGELLGQDPSISNGQWTSQDILTSAGIQLEHFNSQQTIFNGKTSELDGELLQQHQRYLQQQQEPMMQNQLSQQCHPKQKAANLNGLCDVSTEHSAGKSQWQGFGFSDSLSSNSCLDDSQKPLTNTSLDPCIDFSMPGIDNAGYAVSGSGLFGRSGQQHESTVSSFQGMNQKQQQEQILVPLAQVISSLSQCPPPNASLEQILGVGKSCRQLDHYSVTSEIPHDPILSKMENGCILNSTYAGGCALPKGNRSAPPAVQMHSPETLPSLPDPPATGFYL